DNA sequence from the bacterium genome:
AGGACGGCCAACCCCACATGGGCCCGCCCCGTGGCCTTAGTGCCGGGCACGCCCTCGGAGCCCTTGCAGTAGAAGTAGAGCTGGTCGCCGACGATGGCGCAGCAGCCGCCGACCGACTGCACGTTGCACCAGTTCCAGTCGCCCTGGTGCTCGGACACCGGGATGAAGGGCCGCCGGTCCGGGCGTGACCAATGGAAGCCGTCGCGGCTGTAGCCGACACACAGCGAGTTGGGCTTGCCCCGGTCGCGCGGCTGGCCCCGCCAGATGGCGAACAGCCCGAGCGTGAGACTCTCGTACGCGACGCAGTCGAGGTTGTAGAGCTGCACCGGGGGGAGGTCCCAGGACTTGACGGGATCCTCAAGGTTCAGGTCGTGGCGCTGCGGATCGAGGGTGTCGGCGGCGATCCACGGCGTGAACAGGTTCCGCCCCTCCGGCTCCCACCGCAGGCCCTGTACGACATCGCTGTGCTCGAAATAGTCGCGCGTGCGGCCTGCCGCCTGCGTGCCCGAGCGCAGGCCGTACACCCACTTGGCCCGGAAGGGGTTGTACGAGACGGTGCTGCGGTCGCCGCACCGGTCGCTCTCGCCGGCGAGGGTCCAGTGGATGCCATCGGGCGAGCAGTGCAGCTGCATCCACTTGTTGCTCCTGCGGACGTCTCCCTCCATCCACTCCTTGACCATCACGCGGAAGATCTTGAAGCGGCGCGCCGGGTCCTGCTCGAGCAGGTCGAGCCACACCGTGCACGAGTCGCGGAAGGCGTCCTCCTGGTCCACGAGCACGACATTGGTGCCCGGGACGACGTCGAACTTGGGCTTTTCCCAATGCACACCATCCTCGCTGATCGCCATGCACGTCTGGAAGTGCGAATGCGCCCCGTGGTGCGTCCGGTACCAGGCCTTGAAGTGCTGGGCCTGCGGGTCCCACCAGATACCATCGCTGTAGATCTCGCACTCCCCCTTCCCGGTGGCCTTCTCCCACTCGCGGTCGGGGCTGATGACGGGCGTCGCCGGGTGCCAGGCGGTCAGGTGGTGGGTGCGCGTGAGGGTGGTGCTCTCGACGAGGAAGTCATCCACGAGGAGCTGGCGGCCGACCTCAATCGGGATGACGGCCGGGGGCGTGACGAGATAGGGGGGCGGCGGCAGCGGCTCCAGCGTCAGCGGCGGCACCCTCGGCGGCCACTGGTCTGGCAGCACGATGCCGTTGTAGAGCGTCTCGCCGGCATGGGCGGTGGCGACCATCGGCAGGACTCCCATCAGGACGAGTGCGAGCTTCATGTGGACGCTCCCTGTTCCTACCGTCCGAGTTCCTCGAGTACGCGCGAGCGGAGAGCCGCCAGCGCCTCCGGTGACGGTGCGGCCATGAGCTTCTCGACTTCGTCGGCCAGCAGCGGGCTCTGTGGCCGGCTCTGTTTGAGCAGCCACAGGAGCGTGTAGTCCTCCGTCCCCTCCCGCCAGGCCTCCCAGCGGCGACTGGGGATCAGTTCCTCGGGGTCACCATTGTAGACAACCGAGTAGAACGTGCGCCCCTCCGGGTACGGCGTCCAGTTGTCTGTCGTGCCGCCCGTGTCGGCATAGTCCCAGAAGCCCTGCCCGCTCATGCCCTTGCGCCAGCAGTCCCAGAACGAGAGACGATAGGCCGCGAAGGCGTCAGCATCCTTGCTGAGCACTTGGTACGTCCACAGGAGGCCGGACTTGCGCGACTGGTCCTGGAACCACTGCAGCAACTCGCCCTTCGGCCACGACAGCATGGGGCACCAGATGTCCACGATCGGGGCCATCGTGTCCAGCACCGGCTGCGTCGCGGCATGGTAGGGGTTCTCGACGACGAGTGCCCGGGGATCAGCCTGGTGTACGGCGGCCCCCGTCAGGGCCACAATCTGGG
Encoded proteins:
- a CDS encoding glycosyl hydrolase family 32, translated to MKLALVLMGVLPMVATAHAGETLYNGIVLPDQWPPRVPPLTLEPLPPPPYLVTPPAVIPIEVGRQLLVDDFLVESTTLTRTHHLTAWHPATPVISPDREWEKATGKGECEIYSDGIWWDPQAQHFKAWYRTHHGAHSHFQTCMAISEDGVHWEKPKFDVVPGTNVVLVDQEDAFRDSCTVWLDLLEQDPARRFKIFRVMVKEWMEGDVRRSNKWMQLHCSPDGIHWTLAGESDRCGDRSTVSYNPFRAKWVYGLRSGTQAAGRTRDYFEHSDVVQGLRWEPEGRNLFTPWIAADTLDPQRHDLNLEDPVKSWDLPPVQLYNLDCVAYESLTLGLFAIWRGQPRDRGKPNSLCVGYSRDGFHWSRPDRRPFIPVSEHQGDWNWCNVQSVGGCCAIVGDQLYFYCKGSEGVPGTKATGRAHVGLAVLRRDGFTSMDAGAEAGTLTTRPVTFKGKFLFVNANCPQGELRAEVLDEAGQPIKPFTREKCRPLRLDSTKQMVQWQGGSDLGKLAGRPVRFRFHLRQGELYAFWVSPSERGASHGYVAAGGPGFTGPADTAD